The nucleotide window ATTCCAAGTATACTGCATACTATCATAGATATAAGTAAGGAAGGGAAAAATCCTAGATGCAAAAAGGTCGTTAACGCAAACCCAACATATGCTCCAACCATATAAATATCACCATGTGCAAAATTTATTAAGTTTATTATTCCATATACCATAGTATAGCCTAAAGCTATTAGTGCATATATCCCTCCAAGTGATATTCCATTTATCAACTGTTGAAATAATTGTTCCATAATCGTCACTCCCTTTCCATCTAATGTAGGTGCAGAGGCTGATCTGAAAATCAGCCCTACTACCTATGATTTTTTATTTATTTTGGATCTAATTTCTTTAAGAAAGTAGGTTCCCCATTTTTCATTTCGATTATTGTAACTGATTTTACAGGGTTATGATTTTCATCTATTGAGAATGCTCCTGTAACCCCTTTAAAATCTTTTGTAGCTTCAAGAGCTTCTTTAAGCTTTTCAGAATTAGCTTCTCCAGCTCTTTCTAGAGAGTCTGCCAAAAAGTATGCTAAATCGTATCCCAATGCATTGAAAGCATCTGGCTCTTTACCATATTTAGCTTTAAAGCCTTCTCTAAAATTCACTACTTCTGGAGAATCATCCATTGAGGAATAATGGCTTGAATAATAAACATTATCAAGGGCTTCCTTACCTGCTATTTCAGCAAATTTTGGTGATTCATATCCATCAGCACCTAGTATAGGTACATTTAATCCTAATTCTCTTGCTTGTCTTACAATAAGCCCTACTTCTTCATAATATCCAGGTACAAATAACACTTCTGGGTTTGAACCTTTAATATTTGTTAGAACAGCTTTAAAGTCAGTATCTTTAGCTTGGTATGCTTCTTCATTTAAAACCTTCCCGCCTAATGCAGTATAGGTTTCTTTAAAGCTCTTAGAAAGCCCCTTAGCATAATCACTTGTCGAGTCTCCTAATATTACAGCATTTTTAAAGCCTAAATCATTGTATGCAAACTCTGCCATCATTACACCTT belongs to Proteiniborus ethanoligenes and includes:
- a CDS encoding ABC transporter substrate-binding protein, which translates into the protein MNKKLLVLLSSVLVLSLFVGCSSGTGSNSDKIKVGLNYELSGGVATYGQGLVEGIELGFEEINKNGGVLGKQIEPVKVDNKSEDTEAANVSTRLATRDKVVALLGPATSGNTKAASPAAMQNKIPLISASATADDITIDSNGNVRDYIFKTCFSDSFQGVMMAEFAYNDLGFKNAVILGDSTSDYAKGLSKSFKETYTALGGKVLNEEAYQAKDTDFKAVLTNIKGSNPEVLFVPGYYEEVGLIVRQARELGLNVPILGADGYESPKFAEIAGKEALDNVYYSSHYSSMDDSPEVVNFREGFKAKYGKEPDAFNALGYDLAYFLADSLERAGEANSEKLKEALEATKDFKGVTGAFSIDENHNPVKSVTIIEMKNGEPTFLKKLDPK